From one Lotus japonicus ecotype B-129 chromosome 3, LjGifu_v1.2 genomic stretch:
- the LOC130746661 gene encoding pentatricopeptide repeat-containing protein At1g09220, mitochondrial has product MSHLKLRHQVSACAAAIVPTTFTTTTTISHKTLHPIEYPKATLPPFSPNPKHPQHLLSLLLKDPSHLQAVHQVHSHITTSGLFHHPFHNTSTSLLLFNNIIRCYSLSPFPHQAIHFSIHTLNHSSTFFTYSSLDTFTFAFLSQACAYSNCTRFGIQLHALVFKVGFQFHVYVQTGLLQMYSIGGLLVEAAQVFDEMPHRSTVTWNVFINGLVKWGEVELALSVFDRMRDRSVVSWTLVIDAYTRMNQPMKALALFRKMVEVDGIEPTEVTLLTIFPAIANLGYIKLCQSVHGYAEKRGFNVIDIRITNALIDLYAKCGCIESASRFFQEIPDWRKNLVSWNSLISGFAMNGMAREAVENFENMEKAGLRPNHVAFLSVLSACSHGGLVEEGLKFFNKMVNDCQIVPDIRHYGCVVDMLGRAGRLEEAEKVALQVPHEVANDVIWRTLLGACSVHNNVEIGQRVTEKILEIEKGHGGDYVLMSNIFVGVGRYKDAERLREVIDERIAIKIPGYSLL; this is encoded by the coding sequence ATGTCACACCTGAAGCTGAGGCATCAAGTTTCAGCTTGTGCTGCAGCCATAGTTCccaccaccttcaccaccaccaccaccatctctcACAAAACTCTCCACCCTATTGAATATCCTAAAGCCACACTTCCTCCATTCTCACCCAACCCCAAGCACCCACAACACTTGCTCTCCCTTCTCCTCAAAGACCCATCTCACCTCCAAGCTGTTCACCAAGTCCACTCTCACATCACCACCTCTGGCCTCTTCCACCACCCTTTCCACAACACCTCAACCTCCTTACTTCTCTTCAACAATATCATCCGTTGCTACTCCCTCAGCCCCTTCCCCCACCAAGCAATTCACTTCTCCATCCACACGCTCAACCACTCCAGCACCTTCTTCACGTACTCTTCCCTTGATACATTCACCTTCGCGTTCCTTTCGCAAGCCTGCGCCTACTCGAACTGCACCCGCTTCGGGATTCAGCTCCATGCACTCGTTTTCAAGGTGGGTTTTCAGTTTCATGTCTATGTTCAAACTGGGTTGCTGCAAATGTACTCCATTGGGGGCCTCTTAGTTGAAGCTGCCCAGGTGTTCGATGAAATGCCGCATAGAAGTACTGTCACTTGGAATGTTTTTATCAATGGGTTGGTTAAATGGGGTGAGGTTGAGCTTGCTCTTTCTGTGTTTGATCGAATGCGGGATCGGAGTGTGGTGTCGTGGACTCTTGTTATTGACGCATACACTCGCATGAATCAGCCTATGAAAGCTTTAGCTTTGTTTAGGAAAATGGTGGAAGTTGATGGTATAGAGCCTACTGAAGTTACCCTTTTGACTATTTTTCCAGCTATTGCGAACCTTGGTTATATTAAGCTATGCCAATCAGTTCATGGCTATGCAGAGAAAAGGGGGTTCAATGTCATTGATATACGCATTACTAATGCACTAATTGATCTGTATGCAAAGTGTGGGTGCATAGAAAGCGCGAGTAGATTTTTCCAGGAGATACCTGACTGGAGGAAGAATTTGGTTTCATGGAATTCACTTATATCTGGTTTTGCTATGAACGGGATGGCGAGGGAAGCTGTGgagaattttgaaaacatgGAGAAGGCTGGGCTGAGGCCAAACCATGTGGCATTCCTGAGTGTTTTGAGTGCCTGCAGTCATGGAGGGTTGGTTGAGGAGGGGCTCAAGTTTTTCAACAAAATGGTGAATGATTGTCAAATTGTGCCAGATATCAGGCACTATGGTTGTGTGGTGGATATGTTGGGGAGGGCTGGGAGGTTAGAAGAAGCTGAAAAGGTTGCTCTGCAGGTGCCTCATGAGGTTGCCAATGATGTAATATGGAGGACACTTCTGGGTGCTTGTAGTGTTCATAATAATGTTGAGATTGGACAGAGGGTGACTGAGAAAATACTGGAGATCGAAAAAGGACACGGTGGGGATTATGTTCTTATGTCTAATATTTTTGTTGGTGTTGGGAGATATAAGGATGCTGAAAGATTAAGGGAAGTGATAGATGAGAGAATTGCCATTAAAATTCCTGGCTACAGTTTACTCTAA
- the LOC130746660 gene encoding uncharacterized protein LOC130746660 has translation MFASVTNTAITVLRRCTLRLPLLSPSFSSSTLRSFASPSMDNNNNANTSYSRATPSASSGRGKAFDMRNDRERTRGRGGEGGSGKDKIDALGRLLTRILRHMASELNLNLRSDGYVNVNDLLKLNLKTLANIPLRSHTIDDIREAVRKDNKQRFSLIEENGELLIRANQGHTITAVETESLLKPILSAEEISVCVHGTYRRNLESILGSGLKRMKRLHVHFSCGLPTDGEVISGMRRDVNVLIFLDVRKALEEGLKLYISDNKVILTEGFDGVVPPKYFEKIESWPGRQPIPF, from the exons ATGTTTGCTTCGGTGACCAACACCGCCATCACTGTCTTACGCCGCTGCACTCTCCGCCTTCCACTTCTCTCTCCTTCCTTCTCATCTTCCACACTCAGGTCCTTTGCTTCACCTTCAAtggacaacaacaacaacgccAATACATCCTACTCTCGCGCCACACCCAG TGCTAGTAGTGGCAGAGGAAAGGCTTTTGATATGAGAAATGATAGAGAAAGAACAAGAGGGCGAGGTGGGGAAGGTGGCTCAGGAAAGGACAAAATTGACGCCCTTGGTAGGCTCCT TACTCGAATTTTACGTCATATGGCATCCgaattgaatttgaatttgcgGAGTGATGGCTACGTGAACGTTAATGATCTACTTAAGCTGAATCTTAAGACACTTGCCAATATTCCCCTGAGATCCCACACTATTGATGATATTAGGGAG GCTGTCCGGAAGGATAATAAGCAGCGCTTCAGTCTGATAGAAGAGAATGGAGAACTACTAATTCGTGCAAACCAAGGCCACACAATTACG GCTGTTGAAACTGAAAGCTTATTGAAACCAATACTTTCAGCAGAAGAAATTTCAG TTTGTGTGCATGGAACCTACAGAAGGAACTTGGAATCAATTCTAGGCTCTGGTCTGAAGCGCATGAAGAGATTACATGTTCATTTCTCTTGCGGTTTACCAACAGATGGAGAAGTAATAAGTG GAATGAGGCGCGATGTTAATGTTCTGATCTTTTTAGATGTTAGAAAAGCATTAGAGG AAGGTTTGAAGCTTTACATTTCTGACAACAAGGTGATCTTGACAGAAGGTTTTGATGGTGTTGTTCCACCCAAGTATTTCGAAAAGATTGAATCATGGCCTGGTAGACAGCCCATTCCTTTTTAG
- the LOC130746655 gene encoding uncharacterized protein LOC130746655 produces MSKLEQDEDLFLPDLTVPVAPDPPHHILPTTSDTTSFSLPEIVLFPSSSSDSPPSHSSAADSPPTTAAAAKPFFISPDPHISTQFYTFNPDSHALMITCLLERRLATPSEIRAATPRPVLKSWRNVWKDRNEETAYLTAWKRIQDKLEARVDQNGNHFLCFKNNTNQFVSHVNQWQDIVMSFHSDTDLKHLGLRETVERIKQVWTVGAKFYGIPESYIRVCVAACPVCNAAASGSNSAAAAAAQNKRRRFEYTESFDVPAKEVPCRLQQLAAKHKVVLCIRQKYIRYKPFMAEVKDYACHRAGQPAAKKSKVLKREPYASKRCGCGFRIRAIVPIANYNEKDKSFVYQEEGMAVFKLYAVHSGHEPGPLDGNARIMHRVVGHKGSYMTDQENVVYGVSEEMDNEGFGLMGKDEGDLQFSILQQVQELKAEVGMLEGKLSKIPQEFMGSVSRELFDIVNKIRNIGEVGSKPIELLTDKSDDVLVGDNDLANWSNHHDRIYGDGKDTELIEDDEDSFGRTLGEVVSWGDHMTSECRDQKELMSETCKPEKWLKCSEFDEKSILDCGEDTKLTKPIRHDEAIVSDEGLGCIQVDSFYQDNPKWYDSPCALDTGVADCENSGFRHGEIL; encoded by the coding sequence ATGAGCAAATTAGAACAAGACGAAGATCTCTTCCTCCCAGATCTGACGGTTCCTGTTGCGCCGGACCCACCACATCACATCCTCCCCACCACATCAGATACCACCTCCTTCTCCCTCCCGGAAATCGTCCTcttcccttcttcctcctccgattCACCACCGAGTCACTCCTCCGCCGCCGACTCACCACCAACCACCGCCGCCGCGGCGAAACCCTTCTTCATCAGCCCTGACCCCCACATCTCCACCCAATTCTACACCTTCAACCCTGACTCTCACGCGCTCATGATCACCTGCCTCCTCGAGCGCCGCCTCGCCACCCCCTCCGAGATCCGCGCCGCCACGCCGCGCCCGGTTCTCAAATCATGGCGCAACGTCTGGAAGGATCGCAACGAGGAAACCGCTTACCTCACCGCGTGGAAGCGCATCCAGGACAAGCTCGAAGCACGCGTTGATCAGAACGGTAACCACTTCCTCTGCTTCAAGAACAACACCAATCAATTCGTCTCACATGTTAACCAGTGGCAGGACATCGTCATGAGCTTCCACAGCGACACCGATTTGAAGCATCTCGGTCTTAGGGAGACTGTGGAGAGGATTAAGCAGGTTTGGACTGTTGGTGCTAAATTCTATGGGATCCCTGAGAGTTACATTAGGGTTTGTGTCGCCGCGTGTCCGGTATGCAACGCCGCGGCTTCCGGGTCGAATTCGGCTGCTGCCGCGGCTGCGCAGAATAAGCGGCGTAGGTTTGAGTATACTGAGTCGTTTGATGTGCCTGCTAAGGAGGTTCCTTGTAGGTTGCAGCAGTTGGCGGCGAAGCATAAGGTTGTGCTCTGCATTAGGCAGAAGTATATTCGGTATAAGCCGTTTATGGCTGAGGTTAAGGATTATGCTTGCCATAGGGCGGGGCAGCCTGCTGCTAAGAAATCAAAGGTTTTGAAGAGGGAGCCTTATGCTTCGAAGAGATGCGGGTGCGGGTTTCGGATTAGGGCTATTGTGCCGATTGCGAATTATAATGAGAAGGATAAGAGTTTTGTGTATCAGGAGGAGGGGATGGCGGTTTTCAAGCTGTATGCTGTGCATTCGGGGCATGAGCCGGGGCCGTTGGATGGGAATGCTAGGATTATGCACCGGGTTGTGGGGCACAAGGGAAGCTATATGACGGATCAGGAAAATGTGGTGTATGGGGTGAGTGAGGAGATGGATAATGAAGGGTTTGGGTTGATGGGGAAGGATGAAGGGGATTTGCAGTTCTCGATTTTGCAGCAAGTGCAGGAATTGAAAGCTGAAGTTGGGATGTTGGAAGGGAAGCTTTCCAAGATTCCGCAGGAGTTCATGGGTTCGGTATCAAGGGAATTGTTTGACATTGTGaataaaattagaaatataGGGGAAGTTGGTTCGAAACCGATTGAGTTGCTTACGGATAAGTCAGATGATGTCTTGGTTGGGGATAATGATCTGGCAAACTGGAGCAATCATCATGACAGGATTTATGGGGATGGCAAGGACACAGAGCTGATTGAGGACGATGAAGATAGTTTCGGCCGCACTTTAGGTGAAGTGGTTTCTTGGGGAGACCATATGACATCAGAGTGCAgagatcagaaggagctgatgAGTGAAACTTGCAAGCCTGAAAAGTGGTTGAAATGCAGTGAGTTTGATGAGAAAAGCATCCTTGATTGTGGTGAGGATACTAAACTAACCAAGCCCATCAGGCATGACGAGGCTATAGTATCAGATGAAGGTCTTGGCTGTATACAGGTTGATAGTTTCTACCAAGACAATCCTAAATGGTATGATTCTCCTTGTGCTTTGGATACTGGTGTTGCAGATTGTGAGAATAGTGGATTCCGTCATGGAGAGATTTTATAA
- the LOC130746658 gene encoding pentatricopeptide repeat-containing protein At5g39710-like produces MLKRMAAKKTDEAFYLLLEMLRGGMSPREYTYTTLMYAYYAEGEFSKVFHLHDEMVKKGFLPDFVTGFSPSIVTYNALIYGYFFLGRVEEAVGIFRGMPEMDLSPDAVSYNKVISGFCRNREPGKAFEMKLEANEKFMPSWLDEGMYESLMEDLSDEVVYSSLMNAFCAEGNLEKVNNLEYEMDHNGSLPASVQYSV; encoded by the coding sequence ATGCTGAAACGTATGGCAGCAAAGAAGACTGACGAAGCTTTTTATCTCCTCCTAGAGATGCTGCGCGGGGGTATGTCGCCACGTGAGTATACTTATACTACATTGATGTACGCTTATTATGCTGAAGGTGAATTCAGTAAGGTTTTTCATTTGCATGATGAAATGGTAAAGAAGGGTTTTTTGCCTGATTTTGTTACTGGGTTTTCGCCGTCTATTGTTACTTACAACGCGCTTATTTATGGGTATTTCTTTTTGGGGAGGGTTGAGGAGGCTGTGGGGATTTTTAGGGGCATGCCTGAGATGGATTTGTCCCCTGATGCTGTTAGTTATAACAAGGTTATATCGGGGTTTTGTCGAAACCGGGAGCCGGGGAAGGCTTTTGAAATGAAGTTGGAGGCTAATGAAAAGTTCATGCCGAGTTGGCTAGATGAAGGCATGTATGAATCACTTATGGAAGACCTGTCAGATGAGGTTGTTTATTCTAGTTTGATGAATGCTTTTTGTGCTGAAGGTAACCTAGAAAAGGTTAATAACTTGGAATATGAAATGGATCACAACGGTTCTTTGCCAGCTTCTGTTCAATATAGTGTGTGA
- the LOC130746663 gene encoding proteasome subunit beta type-1 → MTKQHANWSPYDNNGGSCVAIAGADYCVIAADTRMSTGYNILTREYSKISQLAEKSVMASSGFQADVKALQKVLSARHLIYQHQHNKQMSCPAMAQLLSNTLYYKRFFPYYSFNVLGGLDSEGKGCVFTYDAVGSYERVGYSSQGSGSTLIMPFLDNQLKSPSPLLLPAQDAVTPLSETEAVDLVKTVFASATERDIYTGDKLEIVILNASGIRREYMELRKD, encoded by the exons ATGACGAAGCAGCACGCAAATTGGTCTCCATACGACAACAATGGAGG ATCTTGTGTTGCAATTGCTGGAGCCGATTACTGTGTCATTGCAGCGGATACCAGAATGTCCACCGGTTACAACATCCTCACTCGCGAGTACTCCAAAATCTCCCAACT AGCTGAGAAGAGTGTGATGGCTTCTTCTGGTTTTCAAGCTGATGTCAAAGCTTTGCAGAAGGTTCTCTCCGCTAGGCATTTG ATATATCAACATCAACACAACAAGCAAATGAGCTGCCCTGCAATGGCTCAGTTGCTTTCAAACACTCTTTATTACAAACGCTTCTTCCCGTATTACTCTTTCAATGTTTTGGGTGGCCTTGACAGTGAAG GAAAGGGTTGTGTCTTCACATATGATGCTGTCGGTTCCTATGAGAGGGTTGGATATAGCTCTCAGGGTTCCGGATCCACACTCATTATGCCATTCCTTGACAACCAACTGAAGTCCCCTAGTCCACTCCTTTTGCCTGCCCAG GATGCTGTTACTCCACTGTCTGAAACCGAAGCAGTTGATCTGGTCAAAACTGTTTTTGCATCCGCAACCGAGAGAGATATATACACT GGAGATAAGCTTGAAATTGTCATCCTAAATGCCAGTGGTATTCGTCGTGAATACATGGAACTCAGGAAAGACTGA
- the LOC130746659 gene encoding AT-hook motif nuclear-localized protein 1-like: protein MEAREGISSGVTVIGAEAPSAYHVAPRSEAPNQVHVPAPASAGTAAAIVGSPVSVGLDVTIKKKRGRPRKYGPDGPVSMALSPLPISSSVPPSNDYSSGKRGKPRGMEYKQSKKIGLDHHLGDLNACSDGTSFMPHIITVNAGEDITMKVISFSQQGPRAICILSANGVISNVTLRQPDSSGGTLTYEGRFEILSLSGSFMPTENQGTRSRSGGMSVSLASPDGRVVGGGVAGLLVAASPVQVVVGSFLPNSQQDQKPKKPKSDYTSVTVTPVMAVSSAPPATSAEKEDVHVMGGGHVLPNSGTLNSSLAPPPNNAFRRDNWVNMHSMPDSRKTATDINISLPDS from the exons ATGGAAGCAAGAGAAGGTATCAGTTCTGGGGTTACAGTGATAGGAGCAGAAGCTCCATCAGCTTATCATGTGGCACCGAGGAGTGAAGCTCCGAACCAAGTTCATGTCCCTGCACCAGCATCAGCAGGTACTGCTGCAGCTATTGTTGGCTCACCGGTGAGTGTAGGGTTGGATGTTACAATTAAGAAGAAACGGGGTAGACCAAGGAAATATGGACCAGATGGGCCTGTCTCCATGGCATTGTCACCATTGCCAATCTCATCTTCAGTTCCGCCTTCTAATGACTATTCATCTGGGAAACGAGGGAAGCCACGCGGGATGGAATACAAGCAGTCGAAAAAAATTGGGTTGGATCATCATCTAG GTGACTTGAATGCATGCTCTGATGGTACAAGCTTTATGCCGCATATCATCACTGTCAATGCTGGTGAG GACATCACAATGAAGGTCATATCCTTTTCTCAACAAGGGCCCCGAGCTATATGCATCTTATCTGCTAATGGTGTGATTTCAAATGTCACACTTCGTCAGCCTGATTCTTCTGGGGGTACTTTGACCTATGAG GGTCGTTTTGAGATACTTTCCTTGTCTGGATCATTCATGCCTACTGAGAACCAAGGAACTAGAAGCAGGTCAGGTGGAATGAGCGTCTCGCTGGCAAGCCCTGATGGCCGCGTTGTAGGTGGTGGAGTTGCTGGTCTTCTTGTAGCTGCCAGTCCCGTTCAG gtggtggtgggaagtTTTCTACCAAACAGCCAGCAAGATCAGAAACCAAAGAAGCCCAAGTCTGATTATACATCTGTTACTGTTACACCAGTGATGGCAGTTTCTTCTGCTCCACCCGCAACTAGTGCTGAAAAAGAGGATGTACATGTTATGGGTGGTGGACATGTACTGCCAAATTCCGGAACCCTTAACTCAAGCCTCGCTCCTCCTCCCAACAACGCCTTCCGAAGAGACAACTGGGTCAACATGCACTCCATGCCAGACTCAAGAAAGACAGCTACTGATATTAACATATCTTTGCCTGATAGTTAA